From the Mesorhizobium koreense genome, the window CGCAGATCGCCAGCACCGTGATGACGTTGGGCACGATCATCCGGAGCGGTATTTCGCGTATGCGCGGACCGCCCATGCCGTGCGGCTCGAAGGGTGGAAAAGGGCCTACCATCTCTGTTTTCTATGATACGCGGACAAGCGGAGGAGTGATCTCGCCGCCGAATTCCGCCAGCACCGTCTCGCCGGCGATGGCCGTCTGGCCGACGGCCACGCGCACCGTAGCACCGGCCGGAAGGTAGACATCGACACGCGAGCCGAAGCGGATCAGCCCGAAGCGCTCGCCTATCCCGATATCGTCGCCGGCGCTTGCCCAACACAGGATGCGTCGCGCGACCAGCCCGGCAATCTGCACGACAGCCACGACACCGTTCGGGCTCTCGATGACGAGGCCGTTGCGCTCGTTTTCGCTACTTGCCTTGTCGAGTTCGGCGTTCAGATACTTGCCGGGCCGATGTTCGATGCGGGTGATACGCCCACGAACCGGAGCACGGTTCACGTGGCAGGAAAACACGTCCATGAACACGGAAATGCGGATCATCTCGCCGGCTTCGAGGTCGAGCTCGCGCGGCGGCACGGCAGGGCCGACCGAACTGATCCTGCCGTCG encodes:
- a CDS encoding phosphatidylserine decarboxylase yields the protein MSLVDTIRNAFVPVRREGYPFIAAFAVASLLLGAAWTPFFWIGLVLTGWCAYFFRDPQRVTPADDRWVVSPADGRISSVGPAVPPRELDLEAGEMIRISVFMDVFSCHVNRAPVRGRITRIEHRPGKYLNAELDKASSENERNGLVIESPNGVVAVVQIAGLVARRILCWASAGDDIGIGERFGLIRFGSRVDVYLPAGATVRVAVGQTAIAGETVLAEFGGEITPPLVRVS